One Campylobacter sputorum subsp. sputorum DNA segment encodes these proteins:
- the dnaN gene encoding DNA polymerase III subunit beta produces MRVKINKNSLESIVTNTKTYLEKKDTSSITSHIFLSANNGVLNVKATDYEIGLTYKQKNLTIIDEGEATANGRKLLSIISSLKDGDVTLETVQNYLYIKQNNSKYKLPMFKAEDFPKFPDIQNKNKFEIDSSILSRSLKKIVPCVDTNNHKFELNGALVDIKNDYINLVGTDTRRLGIYRIDTQTDKEFSIIIPKKAILEIQKLFYDKIEIYYDENTLIAVSDNFEFFTKLINGKFPDYARVIPKEIKTRIRLNRDMMIEGMKTISILSEQMKLTFAPNEIVFESIIEDNSEARTSIEFQTGVSENISICLKNRYLLDFLGSIEESEFDIELNSQETAFLVVCGNLKTVIMPIVS; encoded by the coding sequence ATGAGAGTAAAAATAAATAAAAATTCTCTTGAATCAATAGTTACAAATACTAAAACATACCTTGAAAAAAAAGATACAAGTTCAATAACTTCACATATCTTTTTATCAGCAAATAATGGTGTTTTAAATGTTAAAGCAACTGATTATGAAATAGGATTAACATATAAACAAAAAAATCTAACTATAATTGATGAAGGTGAAGCAACTGCAAATGGTAGAAAACTACTAAGTATTATTAGTAGTTTAAAAGATGGAGATGTTACACTTGAAACAGTTCAAAATTATTTGTATATTAAACAAAATAATTCAAAATATAAACTTCCTATGTTTAAAGCTGAAGACTTTCCTAAATTCCCCGATATCCAAAATAAAAACAAATTTGAAATAGACTCATCAATACTAAGTAGAAGTCTTAAAAAAATAGTTCCTTGTGTAGATACAAATAATCATAAATTTGAACTAAATGGTGCATTAGTAGATATAAAAAATGATTATATAAATTTAGTTGGAACTGACACTAGAAGACTTGGAATTTATAGAATTGATACACAAACAGACAAAGAATTTTCTATAATAATACCTAAAAAAGCAATACTAGAAATTCAAAAGCTATTTTATGATAAAATAGAAATTTATTATGATGAAAATACATTAATAGCAGTTTCTGATAATTTTGAATTTTTTACAAAACTTATAAATGGAAAATTTCCTGATTATGCAAGAGTTATTCCAAAAGAGATAAAAACCAGAATTAGATTAAATCGTGATATGATGATAGAAGGAATGAAAACCATTTCAATTCTTAGTGAGCAAATGAAACTTACTTTTGCACCAAATGAAATAGTATTTGAAAGTATCATAGAAGATAATAGTGAAGCTAGAACTTCGATAGAATTTCAAACAGGGGTTAGTGAAAATATAAGTATTTGTTTGAAAAATAGATATTTATTAGATTTTTTAGGAAGTATAGAAGAAAGTGAATTTGATATAGAATTAAATTCGCAAGAGACAGCATTTTTAGTAGTTTGTGGAAATTTAAAAACAGTAATTATGCCAATTGTATCATAA
- the gyrB gene encoding DNA topoisomerase (ATP-hydrolyzing) subunit B — protein sequence MEYSAENIKVLKGLEAVRKRPGMYIGDTNINGLHHLIYEVVDNSIDESMAGYCDQIDVEITTDGHAIISDNGRGIPVDIHPTEKIPAATVVLTVLHAGGKFDKNTYKVSGGLHGVGVSVVNALSIKFIVTIYKNGKIHRQEFSKGVPTTDLEIIGETKKTGTTVEFIPDSEIFETTDFNFDTLSTRFKELAYLNSKITINFKDNRVGKHESYHFEGGLESFVNDLNKANPVCKALSFSDFSEDVVVDVALMYNESYSENVLSFVNNIHTPDGGTHEAGFRAGLTRAITNYISSNASAREKDTKISGEDVREGLIAIVSVKVPEPQFEGQTKGKLGSSYVKPIVQKITFDTLCKFFEENPIEAKAIMNKALLAARGREAAKRARDLTRKKENFSVGTLPGKLADCQSKEAEICELYLVEGDSAGGSAKQGRNRVFQAILPLRGKILNVEKAGLEKILKSEEIKNMITALGCGIGNEFDEEKLRYHKIIIMTDADVDGSHIQTLLLTFFFRFLNPVIKNGYIYLAQPPLYRYKKGKKEIYLKDEKALNEFLIENGIENISFEGVGNNDLIEFLKIVAVYRSYLKELEKRFNILKALRFLIENDGIIGKSYNEIFKLISEEITKNGHNILNSNIKDDEIRIYAQTTDGLQELVINDKLFSNPLFSSSIEIYKKIKDYDINLGKDILEILDDVEKNAKKGAYIQRYKGLGEMNPEQLWETTMDPENRRLIKISVDDAQSASETFNLFMGDEVEPRRNYIEEHAKDVKQLDI from the coding sequence ATGGAATATAGTGCGGAAAATATAAAAGTTTTAAAAGGTTTAGAAGCAGTTAGAAAACGACCTGGAATGTATATCGGTGATACAAATATAAATGGTCTTCATCACCTTATATACGAAGTTGTTGATAACTCTATAGATGAATCAATGGCTGGTTATTGTGATCAAATAGATGTAGAAATTACAACAGACGGACACGCTATAATATCTGATAATGGGCGTGGAATTCCAGTTGATATTCATCCAACTGAAAAAATACCAGCTGCAACTGTTGTTTTAACAGTTCTTCATGCTGGTGGTAAATTTGATAAAAATACATATAAAGTTAGTGGTGGATTGCACGGAGTTGGAGTTAGCGTTGTAAATGCACTTTCTATTAAATTTATAGTTACAATTTATAAAAATGGAAAAATTCATAGACAAGAGTTTTCAAAAGGTGTTCCTACAACTGATTTAGAGATCATAGGAGAAACTAAAAAAACAGGAACAACAGTTGAGTTTATACCAGATAGTGAAATATTTGAAACAACTGATTTTAATTTTGATACTTTATCAACTAGATTTAAAGAACTTGCATATTTAAATTCAAAAATAACTATAAATTTTAAAGATAATAGAGTTGGAAAACATGAAAGTTATCATTTTGAGGGTGGATTAGAAAGTTTTGTAAATGATTTAAATAAAGCAAATCCAGTTTGTAAAGCCCTATCTTTTAGTGATTTTTCAGAAGATGTAGTTGTTGATGTAGCACTTATGTATAATGAAAGTTATTCAGAAAATGTTCTTAGCTTTGTAAATAATATCCATACCCCAGATGGTGGAACTCATGAGGCTGGATTTAGAGCAGGTCTTACAAGGGCTATTACAAATTATATTTCATCAAATGCATCAGCAAGAGAAAAAGATACAAAAATAAGTGGTGAAGATGTTAGAGAAGGTCTTATAGCTATTGTTAGTGTAAAAGTTCCTGAACCACAATTTGAAGGTCAAACTAAAGGAAAACTAGGATCTAGTTATGTAAAACCAATAGTTCAAAAAATAACTTTTGATACACTTTGTAAATTTTTTGAAGAAAATCCTATAGAAGCAAAAGCTATAATGAATAAAGCTTTACTTGCTGCAAGAGGAAGAGAAGCTGCAAAAAGGGCAAGAGATTTAACTAGAAAAAAAGAGAATTTTTCTGTTGGAACTCTTCCTGGAAAACTTGCTGATTGTCAAAGTAAAGAAGCTGAAATTTGTGAGCTTTATTTAGTTGAGGGAGATAGTGCTGGAGGATCTGCAAAACAAGGTAGAAATAGAGTTTTTCAAGCAATCTTGCCTCTAAGAGGTAAAATTTTAAATGTTGAAAAAGCAGGTCTTGAAAAAATTTTAAAAAGTGAAGAGATAAAAAATATGATCACAGCCTTAGGTTGTGGTATAGGAAATGAATTTGATGAAGAAAAACTAAGATATCATAAAATTATAATTATGACAGATGCCGATGTTGATGGAAGTCATATACAAACTTTGCTTTTAACATTTTTCTTTAGATTTTTAAATCCGGTTATAAAAAATGGCTATATTTATCTTGCCCAACCGCCACTTTATAGATATAAAAAAGGTAAAAAAGAAATTTATTTAAAAGATGAAAAAGCACTAAATGAATTTTTGATAGAAAATGGTATAGAAAATATAAGTTTTGAAGGCGTTGGAAACAATGATTTGATAGAATTTTTAAAGATTGTTGCAGTTTATAGAAGCTATTTAAAAGAGCTAGAAAAAAGATTTAACATTTTAAAAGCTTTAAGATTTTTGATAGAAAATGATGGAATTATAGGTAAAAGTTATAATGAAATTTTCAAACTTATTAGTGAAGAAATTACTAAAAATGGTCATAATATTTTAAACTCAAATATAAAAGATGATGAGATAAGGATTTATGCACAAACTACAGATGGTTTGCAAGAGCTTGTTATAAATGATAAACTTTTTTCAAATCCACTATTTTCAAGCTCTATTGAAATTTATAAAAAAATTAAAGATTATGATATAAATTTAGGTAAAGATATATTAGAAATTTTAGATGATGTAGAAAAAAATGCCAAAAAAGGTGCTTATATACAACGCTATAAAGGTTTAGGTGAGATGAATCCTGAACAACTTTGGGAAACAACAATGGATCCTGAAAATAGAAGACTTATTAAAATAAGTGTTGATGATGCACAAAGTGCCAGTGAAACTTTTAATCTTTTTATGGGTGATGAAGTTGAGCCAAGAAGGAATTATATAGAAGAACACGCAAAAGATGTTAAACAACTGGATATTTAA
- a CDS encoding EAL domain-containing protein — MLYSQKKERANLFFSALKIALPFIILIIFWIKFISNAEQSDIFLLTILTFFYVYYSAYLIYLSLKTTLLDPITNVFNRKKIYELISKNLNKDMKVVMFDIKNYSYITQTYGIENYEKIANKFIIKLNIFLEKNGYKNVVIGAYNFSYFLMIINEKDTILAHNLRIFEKKITNYGIENIEIKFEFSVLNLLNFNNLKSVINHLSYDLNNNKEENLIVYDENINVIIQSINNLKFNFKFQETKNNDKNLKDVVTIIPRLFVENYGMYSKNKISNLLNKYNYEINYDKNMIKALSDCINYDLDFDYIVEISVMSIRNLEFKNYIFELVNQKIINPKNIIFEFFEDNFYSEKNRFNEIINDYRKMGIRFCLSHFGGDNASYFYLKYLNIDFLIFDIEFLKNLNDKKYLVILENYINMAKSLDIKTIFKFIDKKESFDILINQNIDYLQGFYIKKPQMIENLK; from the coding sequence ATGCTTTATAGCCAAAAAAAAGAAAGGGCAAATTTATTTTTTTCAGCATTAAAAATTGCCCTTCCATTTATAATTCTTATTATATTTTGGATTAAATTTATATCAAATGCTGAACAAAGCGATATATTTTTACTTACCATTTTGACTTTTTTTTATGTTTATTATTCTGCATATTTAATATATTTAAGTCTAAAAACAACACTTTTAGATCCCATAACAAATGTTTTTAATAGAAAAAAAATTTATGAGCTTATATCTAAAAATTTGAATAAAGATATGAAAGTTGTAATGTTTGATATCAAAAATTATAGTTATATAACTCAAACTTATGGTATAGAAAATTATGAAAAAATAGCAAATAAATTTATTATAAAATTAAATATTTTTCTTGAAAAAAATGGATATAAAAATGTAGTTATTGGGGCTTATAATTTTTCATATTTTTTAATGATAATAAATGAAAAAGATACTATATTGGCACATAATCTAAGAATTTTTGAAAAAAAAATCACAAACTATGGTATAGAAAATATTGAGATAAAATTTGAATTTTCGGTATTAAATTTATTAAATTTTAATAATCTAAAAAGTGTGATAAATCATCTTAGTTATGATTTAAATAATAACAAAGAAGAAAATTTAATCGTATATGATGAAAATATCAATGTTATAATTCAAAGTATTAATAATTTGAAATTTAATTTCAAATTTCAAGAAACTAAAAACAATGATAAAAATTTAAAAGATGTAGTAACAATCATACCAAGACTTTTTGTTGAAAATTATGGAATGTATTCTAAAAATAAAATTTCAAATTTGTTAAATAAATATAATTATGAGATAAATTATGATAAAAATATGATAAAAGCTTTATCAGATTGTATAAATTATGATTTAGATTTTGATTATATAGTTGAAATTTCAGTAATGAGTATAAGAAATTTAGAGTTTAAAAATTATATTTTTGAACTTGTAAATCAAAAAATTATAAATCCCAAAAATATAATTTTTGAGTTTTTTGAAGATAATTTTTATAGTGAAAAAAATCGTTTTAATGAGATTATAAATGATTATAGAAAAATGGGTATTAGATTTTGTTTAAGCCATTTTGGCGGCGATAATGCAAGTTATTTTTATCTAAAATATTTGAATATAGATTTTTTGATATTTGATATTGAGTTTTTAAAAAATTTAAATGATAAAAAATATCTGGTAATTTTAGAAAATTATATAAATATGGCAAAAAGTTTAGATATAAAAACTATATTTAAATTTATAGATAAAAAAGAGAGTTTTGATATACTTATAAATCAAAATATTGATTATTTACAAGGTTTTTATATAAAAAAACCACAAATGATTGAAAATTTAAAATAG
- the queF gene encoding preQ(1) synthase, whose translation MRYGEKIIKEFDIDKDMEIWPNKWENDYVIRITLPEFVCLCPRSGYPDFAKIFLIYVPDKKVIELKAIKLYINSFMNKNMSHEDSINEIYHTLDKLLEPKYIRVVGDFNPRGNVHTVIELDSNLVRKEKFDISAISKEELREF comes from the coding sequence ATGAGATATGGTGAGAAAATTATAAAAGAATTTGATATAGATAAAGATATGGAAATTTGGCCAAATAAATGGGAAAATGACTATGTTATAAGGATAACTTTACCTGAGTTTGTTTGTCTTTGTCCTCGTTCTGGTTATCCTGATTTTGCTAAGATTTTTCTTATTTATGTTCCAGATAAAAAAGTTATCGAACTAAAAGCGATAAAACTTTATATAAATAGTTTTATGAATAAAAATATGAGCCATGAAGATAGTATAAATGAGATTTATCACACTCTTGATAAATTATTAGAGCCAAAATATATAAGAGTTGTTGGGGATTTTAATCCAAGAGGAAATGTTCATACTGTTATAGAACTTGATTCAAATTTAGTTAGAAAAGAGAAATTTGATATATCTGCTATTTCAAAAGAAGAATTAAGAGAGTTTTAG
- a CDS encoding sensor domain-containing phosphodiesterase yields MQNNRVKLQYLIMFLFILAITFLASNTIKEYKKLKSINDFLSNIQNLVYTNQNIDITVKTINFHKKYDDIERLIFNFDTNLLVIKNIVENKNTQTDKQVEIYNKIKENFLDKKETIRYYNGKMALIYSVIQDMQNYTQKNTLSPDLNSIYSRFLNLNFDSYADIDTFLDYLVSINKQNLDKKELKFINRMDDSIYNLIEANDYKFFILNSDLEKNLLNFLDYITQQHKDIVDNLVKIFITMIIMSLMFIFWNIKLLNNIKNKNKDISFLKLAADNSFNSIMFTNNNLDITYANAAFEQISGYKLKDIIGKNPSFLKYYTQNKDYYKNFKNAIDKKIPWKKDNFISKRSDNTIIIEDVIIIPNINKDNLEGFVGIKLDKTKELNIKNEALKRQIYKDHLTGIGSYVALRDKLENNEQGVIIYMRINNFLNLSYFYKPKFIDDFIIFFVDTIKLCIKTYNIDCELFRFQFDEFCIIYHGNDLSTDILRIKSYFKTSNINIQSNEGTKINIELIFGVSSNIDSNINRLTQAIWSYKEAKKIDEKIYFYKDNDPIEQQYFKNLDVIKLIQNALKNDKVIVECQPIFNIKTNSKIANKYEILIRILDDEGKIHYPGEFLNVAKQILLYNALTSKVIDIAFNLLDKYPNKQFSINLSSSDMVNLSIRQIFIKNLKICKNPSNLFVEILESESIDNYDVINPFIKHIKELGCKLSIDDFGSGYSNYYRMLEFDIDVLKIDGSIVKRLPFDKNSRIVMETIVSFAKKMNYEIVAEFVSDENILNEVKKYDVDYAQGFYLGKPISPDFILFN; encoded by the coding sequence ATGCAGAATAATAGAGTAAAATTACAATATCTAATAATGTTTTTATTTATACTAGCTATCACTTTTTTAGCTTCAAATACTATAAAAGAATACAAAAAACTAAAATCCATAAATGATTTTTTATCTAATATACAAAATTTAGTATACACAAATCAAAATATAGATATAACAGTAAAAACTATAAATTTTCATAAGAAATATGATGATATAGAAAGACTGATTTTTAATTTCGATACTAATTTATTAGTAATTAAAAATATAGTAGAAAACAAAAATACTCAAACAGATAAACAAGTAGAAATTTATAATAAAATCAAGGAAAATTTTTTAGATAAAAAAGAGACAATTAGATATTACAACGGCAAAATGGCTCTTATTTACTCAGTAATACAAGATATGCAAAACTACACACAAAAAAATACTCTATCGCCTGATTTAAATTCCATATATTCAAGATTTTTAAACTTAAATTTTGACTCATATGCAGATATTGATACTTTTTTAGACTATTTAGTTAGCATAAACAAACAAAATCTTGATAAAAAAGAACTAAAATTTATAAATAGAATGGATGATTCTATTTATAACCTAATAGAAGCAAACGACTATAAATTTTTCATTTTAAATAGTGATTTAGAAAAAAATTTACTAAATTTTCTCGACTATATAACACAACAACATAAAGATATAGTAGATAATCTAGTAAAAATATTTATTACAATGATTATAATGTCCTTAATGTTTATTTTTTGGAATATAAAACTACTAAATAATATAAAAAATAAAAACAAAGATATAAGTTTTCTTAAACTTGCTGCTGATAATTCGTTTAATTCCATTATGTTTACAAACAATAACTTAGATATAACTTATGCAAATGCAGCTTTTGAGCAAATAAGCGGTTACAAATTAAAAGATATCATCGGTAAAAATCCATCTTTCTTAAAATATTACACTCAAAATAAGGATTATTACAAGAATTTTAAAAATGCAATCGATAAAAAAATTCCATGGAAAAAAGATAACTTTATAAGCAAAAGATCAGATAATACAATAATAATAGAAGATGTAATCATAATACCAAATATAAATAAAGATAACTTAGAGGGTTTTGTTGGTATAAAACTTGATAAAACAAAAGAACTAAATATCAAAAACGAAGCATTAAAAAGACAAATTTATAAAGATCATCTTACTGGCATAGGAAGTTATGTAGCATTAAGAGACAAATTAGAAAACAATGAGCAAGGCGTAATTATATATATGCGTATAAATAATTTTTTAAATTTAAGCTATTTTTATAAACCAAAATTTATAGATGATTTTATAATATTTTTTGTAGATACTATAAAACTTTGTATAAAAACTTATAATATTGATTGTGAACTATTTAGATTTCAGTTTGATGAGTTTTGTATTATTTATCATGGAAACGACTTATCTACAGACATACTTCGCATAAAAAGTTATTTTAAAACAAGTAATATAAATATACAAAGTAATGAAGGCACAAAAATAAATATAGAGCTTATATTTGGTGTTAGTTCAAATATAGACTCAAATATAAACAGACTTACTCAAGCTATATGGTCATATAAAGAAGCTAAAAAAATAGATGAAAAAATCTATTTTTATAAAGATAATGATCCTATAGAACAACAATATTTTAAAAATTTAGATGTTATAAAACTTATACAAAATGCACTAAAAAACGATAAAGTTATAGTTGAATGTCAGCCTATATTTAATATAAAAACAAATAGCAAAATAGCAAATAAATATGAAATTTTAATAAGAATATTAGATGATGAAGGTAAAATTCATTATCCTGGTGAATTTTTAAATGTTGCAAAACAAATTTTACTTTATAATGCACTAACAAGCAAAGTCATAGATATAGCATTTAATCTTTTAGACAAATACCCAAATAAGCAGTTTTCTATAAATCTTTCTAGTTCTGATATGGTTAATTTAAGCATTCGTCAAATATTCATAAAAAATCTTAAAATTTGTAAAAATCCATCAAATTTATTTGTTGAGATACTTGAAAGCGAAAGTATTGATAATTATGATGTTATAAATCCTTTTATAAAACACATAAAAGAACTCGGATGTAAGCTTTCTATTGATGATTTTGGAAGTGGATATTCAAACTATTATAGAATGCTTGAGTTTGATATTGATGTTTTAAAAATAGATGGCTCTATAGTCAAAAGACTTCCTTTTGATAAAAACTCAAGAATAGTTATGGAAACAATAGTAAGCTTTGCTAAAAAAATGAACTATGAAATAGTAGCTGAGTTTGTAAGTGATGAAAATATACTAAATGAAGTTAAAAAATACGATGTTGATTATGCTCAAGGATTTTATCTTGGTAAGCCAATTTCCCCTGATTTTATACTATTTAACTAG
- a CDS encoding cytochrome-c peroxidase, with amino-acid sequence MAKLFLFLTIFLNFIFANSSLNIITPQEYDRQKAELGKMLFFDKTLSKDKNISCETCHNLYWNFSGTNTDLTKMDTPTILNSALNFLFFKDGKVDNIYKQVEISLTSKKELNTQKDILVNKILSNPKYNALFHKIYQKLDYETIVDALVNFEKSLITPNSKYDNYISGSSEIFSASEKKGYEIFSLVGCISCHDGINLGGNLIVQSPDGFKKVPMLRNISKTSPYFYDKRTSDLKEVLRIKNDKLISDLSDEELDNLYDFLLTLDGQTTYIKSDNAE; translated from the coding sequence GTGGCAAAACTTTTTTTATTTTTAACCATATTTTTAAATTTTATTTTTGCTAACTCATCTTTAAATATAATAACACCACAAGAGTATGATAGGCAAAAAGCTGAGCTTGGAAAAATGCTATTTTTTGATAAAACGCTAAGTAAGGATAAAAATATATCTTGCGAAACTTGTCATAATTTATATTGGAATTTTAGCGGAACAAATACAGATTTAACAAAAATGGACACTCCAACCATTTTAAACTCAGCACTTAACTTTCTGTTTTTCAAAGATGGAAAAGTTGATAATATATATAAACAAGTAGAAATATCTTTAACTAGCAAAAAAGAGTTAAATACACAAAAAGATATTTTAGTTAACAAAATACTTAGCAATCCAAAATATAACGCTCTATTTCATAAAATTTATCAAAAATTAGACTATGAAACCATAGTTGATGCTCTTGTAAATTTTGAAAAAAGTTTAATAACTCCAAATAGCAAATATGATAATTATATTAGTGGAAGTAGTGAAATTTTCAGTGCAAGTGAAAAAAAAGGTTATGAAATATTTAGTTTAGTTGGATGTATTTCATGTCATGATGGTATAAATTTAGGCGGAAATTTGATAGTTCAAAGCCCAGATGGATTTAAAAAAGTTCCAATGCTTAGAAATATATCAAAAACTTCACCATATTTTTATGATAAAAGAACAAGTGATTTAAAAGAAGTTTTGCGTATAAAAAATGACAAACTAATAAGTGATCTTAGTGACGAAGAATTAGATAATTTATACGATTTTTTACTAACTTTAGATGGGCAAACAACATATATAAAGAGTGATAATGCAGAATAA